In Drechmeria coniospora strain ARSEF 6962 chromosome 03, whole genome shotgun sequence, the DNA window CAAAGAGACCGCCGCCGGTAGCCAGTGTGTTGTTCGTGTTGCCGAAGAGCCCGCCACCAGCCGTGTTGGTGTTTGCGGCGCCAAAGCCAGCTCCCGTGTTGCCGAATGCCGTGGCGTTGGTGTTTGCCGCGGCTGTATTCCCGAAGCTGAAGCCAGATCCTTGAGGTTTATTGGCTTGGTTGCTCGCGCCGAAAAGACCGCCAccggtgttggtgttggcgGCAGCACCGAAGGCACCGGTGGTGTTCGTTGCAGCTCCAAAACCACCGGCAGCAGCGTTGCCTCCGAACAAACCACCTCCGGTTTGCTGAGTTGCGCTGGTTCCAAAAAGTCCTCCGCTAGGCTTGCTGGCACCGAacaggccgccggcggcgttggcTTGGGTGTTGGCAGCACCGAATCCGCCGGTGCCCGTCTGGCCAAAGGCGGTCGTGTTGGCGGTGTTGCCTGTTCCAAAGAGCCCACCGGTGGTGTTGGTGGTCGTtgcggcgccgaagccggttGTCGTCGACTGATTGCTTgcgccgaagccgcctcCAAAATTGGAGCCGACGCCAAAGGCGCCAGCTCCGCTGGCATTGCCGTGGCGGCGTCCTTGGACGTAATCTGTCAGCCGTAGCTCGTCAGACGACCACTTCTTATAGGGATCCTGAAACAGCACGTTCTGGTACGAGTTCGTCTGGTTGCTCGTCGGTTCCTTCTCGGTGAATGCCTGGAACGGGGTGGTGTTGGTGCCCGGGGGGTCGCCCACACCACCTCCGAGGCCAGGGTTGTTGGCGGCACCGaagccgccggtgccgaagccgccggtgGTGTTCGTGTTACCGCCGCCGAATAGTGACGTTCCCGCGGTGGCCGTGGTCCCGAACCCCGTCTTGTTGGCGTTGTTGCCACCGAAGAGCCCGCCACCGGTCGTGTtggcggccgccgtgccGGCTCCGAACGGGGATGAGGTGTTGGCGGTGCCGCCGAAGCCTCCAAAGGCAGACGTTCCGGCATTGTTGTTGCTCACGGGTGAGCCGAACAATCCACCGGTCGTgttggcggcgccgaaggCTGGCTTGCCTCCGAAGCCGCCAGCTGCCGTATTCGCCGCGGCCCCAAACATGGTGCCACCCGTGTTGGCGGCTTGACCAAAACCACCTGCGTTGGCACCCTGACCGAAGCCGCCCGTGTTGGTAGCTCCAAAAGCTGAAGGGATGCATGTCAGTGCACGGTACGATACGACGGGgcacgacacgacacgacaGCAAGGGTTCGCTCGGTGAACTCACCTGACGTCGTCGTGTTGGCTGTGTTGCTGTTCGCGCCGAAACCACCAAATCCACCGGATGGCTGATTATTGTTGGAGCCGAAGCCCCCAAACCCGCCGCTGCCAAACGACATGCTGCCGGGGGCACCTGCGGGATGCGAGACTCGGGGAGAGAAAGTCCCTGGTCACGAGCGTACGCAGCGGTCCGCGtaagtcgtcgacggggatTCGCAAGGACTCGCTTCGTGCTCGACTAGCCTCGACGGACTATTTATCGACGATAATGCACATGCGTGTGCCGGAATCGACTCGACAGGAGGTCAGCTTTCgtggcggccgcgtcgcgAATGCCTCGacggggcgaggggcgaggggcaGCAACGAAGCTCTGCGAGGCCACAGCAGGGCACGATGCTTGGTGAAGTCGATGGAGATGAAAACAAAGGGCGTAAGGAAAGAGGCAAGGAGGGATGAAGTGCGTGCCACGAGGGCTCGGGGctggtgatggcgatgaagtGGGTGGCGCGCCGTCAGCCAAGTACGCTTGGTGTGCGAAGTCGTGAAATGAAAGCAAGTATTTTCGAGCTGGGCTCGTCTCGTCAAGCAGGGGACGTAACACGGgcgtagttgcaagtacttctagtacctacagtacgtgtgGACATTGGGGGTACACCTACGGGTACGGCCGCTAGCAATCGGTGGCAGGTTCTGTCTGTTGTCTTACATAAGTACTAATTAGCCGTAGTGCCGTCCTGTTCAGGCTCAAGGTCCACGCTCTTGATTGGCCCAACCCTACCCAAGGCCCACAAGTACAGAGCTCCGAGTCACCTGAGGCAGCAAGCTTGCGCAGTGAGCACTGCAAATGGCCAAGGCGGGTACCTGGCGTGAAGGTccaattattgttacagtacttgtacacctacttatacagtacacgtactactagtacatgtactacatGGCAGTCCATGTaatgcgtactccgtacagtactctgtactcgcCGTAATGTTAGTattgtattactgtacttttCGCCCAACAGCCACAAGACAGGCCAGAACGTCGCgcgcgtcggcctcgcgcgTCGCACTTCGTCCGCCCAACGTCACCTTCTGCTTCGTGCGTAAGTACACACCGCATAGGTATTCCCAGAATACATACCACCGCAAACGATCGCACGTCAACCCGTAAGAAATATACCAACCCCCCTTTCAAATCGTTTCACGTGACTCCAGACGAATTTGCGCGCCTTGAGCTGGGCCAGTTGCCGACTTCACGCCTTCGTCACACCGGTTGGGGCCAACTCTGCCAGTTTCTCGGTTACTTTTTTTCATAGAAGACCCTTGGATACTACACCTGTTGAAGATGAACCCGCACACAACCCCACGGCCATATCCTGCGCGCTCAATCGCATCAATCGCAGGGAACCCAAACCAGCAGCCGCAACAACAGCATCAACCACAGacgcagcagcatcagcagctgccgccggcgcggccgCAGCGGCAACCTCCAGCCCACCAAGCGTCCGCCAACGAAGAGTACGGGGTGATCGCGGATGAAGACCGAGACCACATCGATGAAGTGGTAAGTCCCTGCCCAGCTCCAACCACAGGTGACTATCCGGCCGTGCCGCTCATCCCTGCATCGTAGTTCGACTTGATGGACATGAAGAAAAAGGGATGGCTCAACAGTTACGAGTTCAAACACTCCTTGGCCGCCCTTGGCTTCGAGCTGGCGAAACCAGACTACTTCAGGGAGCTCGAGACGTACGGCTCCGTACCGCCGGACTGGCAAGATCCTCACAGCTGCCCCGTCAATCGATTATACATCTACCTCGACCCCTTCAGGCAGTGCGCCGCGAAGCTCATCGCCGGCAGAGACCCCCGCGAGGAGGCTGCCAAGGTGTTCAACATGTTCGACTACGACGGGGACGGCATCATCTCCTTCGACGACATGCGACACTTGGCCCAAGACATCAAAGACGACCGGCCAATGTCGGATGAAGAGATTCAAAGCATGATCGAGCACCTCGACCATGAGGGGAAAGGCGGCGTCAATCTTGATGAGTTCATCCAGATGATGGAAGAGGCCGGGTAATTCTTcggcgacgtggccgagaaGGCCCTTCAATTTCACGTCGTGGGGTTCCCCTGCGCAGAAATGCACCGCTGGACAAGGATCGCCACTCGTCGATCGCCCCCTCCGGTCCGGCCGATTCGTACACGCGTCCATGGCGCGCCACCGCTCACGGCGTCCGGCATCATGCAACAACGCTGATTGCCACTCGTCGTGCGACCAGCCGGGGCTTGTCAGGGTCGAGAGCGGGCGCCATGGCCTGTGATGCCGTTCGACCGCGTTACCTCCGGAGGGATGACGGCGACCGGCGAGGAGGCAAAGGCTGCCCTGCGCCGTGCCTTGAAAAATGTCGGGACGTTTGGGCGCATGACGACAGAGCCGTGTTTGGATTAAGAACGGAAAGCATCCTGGCCTGCACGTTGGGAGCAATGCACACAGCTGTCACGGCCACGAATGGATGCCGTTGAAGATGCTTCATCAAGATGAATCAAATCTAGGTTTTTCATGCGGAAGGCGCCACTTTAGATAGCCTAAGGTCGCTGACCCGCGTGCAAAGAATTCGTAATCCCGATGGCGACATGGAAACAAAATCCCGCCCCCATTCCTGAATGAAGTCCACTTGACAACGTGAGACACCGTACAATCTTCTTCGCCTTTTCACACCTCGCACGCGGCACCGGCCGGCCCAGCAGCGCGGATCAGAACTGAATCAAGTCGTTGCTCTGCGGATGCTGCGGTGGCCGTTGGGTCCCGAATGGGTTGCCTCCCTGGCCGTTCATCCCAGCAGGTCCAGTCGCGTTGGAAACTTGACTCCCGTAGCTGACGTTGGGCATGCCCGTGTACTGCTGCCGCATGAAGGGGTTGGCACCCGTCGCATCTTGCGCGAGCCTCTGGACGCCCGACCCGGCGCTGTTGGCAAACGTTCCCGGAGCCGTGTGCTGGGCCGGGATGCGAAGGTCTCCCGTGTTGCCGTACGTATCCATGCCATCGCCCGTGGCGAGTAGCGAGTTCAACTTGGATTCGTACTCGCTCATACCATTCTGAGGCGTGTTGAACGActggtgccgaccgaggcccGGCTTCTGCTGTTGgagctgcggctgctgctgcggctgctgctgcggctgctggtTGAAGGTCGATAGCGTCTTCTGCTCCGGCAGCGAGCCAAGGTTggacgtcgccggcttcgccgaCTGAGGGCGGCCGAACTGGGCAAACGGATTGTTGGAACCCGTGGGCGTAGGGGCCAAGGACTGCTGCTGTTGACCCTTGTTCGTCGCCCACGGATTGTTGCTGCCTGGCTGGAGGACAGGTTCGGAAGGAAGCGGCGGCTGGATTtgtggctgctgctgctgctgctgctgctgcgcgtAGGGATTGAAGCCCGTCGGCTGCGGTTGGAAGGCCAGCATGTTctgttgctgctggccgtAGGGGTCCACGCCCACTCCTGGCTGCACGGCAAAGGCATTGTTGTAGCCGGGTTGAAAGCccgtcggctgcggctgctggaATCCCGTGTACGCGCCGGGCATGTACCCCGTCGGCTGCGTCTGCAGTTGGTTCTGGTCGATGGGGTTGGCGAAGAAATCGACGGGGTTGCCCTGTTGATATCCTTGGTTGAAGCCGGTGTGCTGCGGCTGTGGCGTCTGCACAGGTCCGTCGTCGAACAGAGACGTCGCGTTGGTCTCCTCGCGAcgcctcctctcctcctcttccttgcTAAGCTTGATGGCTTTGGCcaggtcatcgtcgacgtcatcatTCTGCAGTCCCTGCCGCTTCTTCctgtcctcttcctcctgGTACTTGCTCGCTTCGAGGGCCAGACGATACTCGGCATCCTCTTCATCATTCGTCGTCTGTCTATCGCGAgggcgtcgcggcggcgccgctTCGGGGGACTGGGGTGCGTAGTCCTCCAGGCCAGTCACCCGTGACCGCCACGACTTCGTATTGCTTCGTTCGGCCCGGAGTCGTtcttcgtcgaggatgagggaTGTGAGCTCTTTCGCAGCAACCCGCACTGTCTGGGCATCAGCAAGACGATTGCAGTCTCGGTACCGCGGGGAAGGCACTGTACCGTTCTGGCCAACATCGCGGCCATCCTCGTCAATGTACTGAAATTCGCGGAGCGTCTTGATGATGTAGATGTTCTGCCGCGCCCACGTCACAACCATCTCGGAGCCGGAATGCAAGCAATAATCCAGCACTTTGCAAGCCTTCAGCACGTGACGCCAGTTCTTTCCTTTGTCATTCAACCTTCGATCAACGATATCCATGACATCGTGGAACTCTCCGGCTCTACACGTTGGTCCTTTTTGTCAGCGTTTTCATTTCGAGCAACATGAACTGGCACGACGTACGTGTTGAATGTCATCTGTGCTAATTCGGACAACTGACTCGACGAGGGGCCCCAGTTCTCATTGCTCGTGGCTGGCAGGCGAAGTTAGTGGCACGAGGTGAGGCTCGTCGATTCGACATGGCGCGGAGCACTCACCTTCACGGGCTTTTACCTGGGCAGAAGAGTACCCCTTGGTCACATTTTTGACGCTTCGCATCACCTTCGACATGATGGGCGACTGTGGTTGACTTCAACTGCGAAAGTCGATGTCGTACGCCGCCGGAGTTGCGACCCAGGCACCCTCTGCAAGTGCCGATGGAAATGGCGCAGATGGCGACGGTTGAGGCAACCAGGCAAACGGCAATACTTCAGCGAACTCGGACAGCCTGTAGTGAACGATGCCGGTACAGTAACGCCGACGGAACGTCGTTGCTCGAGGAGAATCCAACGATCGAGAGTCACCTCGTCGGATGGTTGTTGCCGTCGAGATGGGAGCCAGGGATGATGGTGCGGAGGGTGAGAATGTGCGGTCAAGGAAGCAAGATCAAATCGGTCGCCAGAATCACTGCTGGACCGTGGAGGTGAGCCAGTGTTTGAGATGACCGGGTGTAACGTGCGGATTGAAGCGTTGAGATGGACGTCGTCAGCTTGAGCACGGCGGTGGAGGTAGGGATTTGCCAAGGTTGCGTATACGTAGCCCCCCCATGTGACGGCATTACTTACTCTTAGTTGTCGTCAGTGTCGTAATTAGGTACTGCACTGCCTGGTTACTAGTGCACCTCCAGCGTACtgtgtacagtatggagttcGGTGAGGACGTCGCACAGAACTTAGTCAGCAACTCAAGGCATTAAATTGGATCCCCAACGAGTTCACGGGGCTCGGCACCCAATAGGCAGGTGCACGGGCACCACCCCTACGAAATTCAATCagtacaccgtacggagtacctgtacttgatACGGAGTAATCAACACAAGCAATTACTCCGTccagagtacaactacatctaagcacagtaagtacatctacGGAGTCCTATATAAgtatattactccgtaccattTGCAGCACTTCtatttacagtacttttACTCCTATGCTGTACTTAGGCATTAGCACATCTGTCCCGTAGTACCTACAACCTACCTGCCAGGTAATAGTAGTTAgctacaagtaattacatgttCCAGGACATGTCGTGTTGAAGGTGCATTACTGCTCaggtaattattactactccgtacaggacTCCGTCCTTGAacatacctacctaggtagttgtaagtaagcCTAGTAAATACCCGTCTGGCCAGGTATAAAATACACCGAGCTTGTGTCACGATCTGAATACCCTGAGCACTACGATGGCCATTTGACGAGCATGCAGAGGTGGACGATGTAGTAATGAATCACAGATAGCCTGAATATCTACGCGTACGTGTAAACTAGGCTATCGTCCCCTTCCAATCTCCAGTCCTCTCAAAAAGGTTCGTATGCATGGCCCGGCCCGTGAAGCTGAAGGCTCCTTTGCTTCGTCACGCAGCTCTACGTGTGACAAACAGTAATGGAGGCGGCCAGCTAGCCAAGGCGTCACCGCCATCTCGGCAGACCAGCACAGGGAGGGCCGCAAGAGCATTTTGCGCTGCATATACCTGAATCAACGGCGTAATGCTTTCATGTGTACTGGAGTAATGTTCGCCCTCACAGTCCAGTGAacatctccatctccataGATTCTCAAGTGCAACATCCCAAGTGTCGGCAAAGGCACGCATACTGCAATGTGGCAAAGCAAGGCCAGGTCTCAAGTCCATCAACAGGTAGCTTCCTTGGTTCCAAGAATCTAGATTGCATAATGCTCAACAATGCCAAGATAATCAAGGCTGCAGCGCCCCGAGGTATAAAGTATCGTGTCAAATAGCGCTGCTCTGCGCCGTGCGCCGGGAAGCAGGTCCCTAAGCCTCACCCACCAAGGCCTATTAATCTGGCTGAAAGGATGGTCGTCTCACTCGTCTTCTCCTTCGGCGTCCATGTCCATTCCGGCTGACAAGACGGCCGCCGGTCCGTTCAATGTCGTGCCGCTCGCCACGACAATTTGAACCTCGTCCTTGACCGGCTGATCGGTTGCTTCGGCATTCTCCACGTCGCAGCTTCTaccctctccgtcgcctttCAGTAGCGACTGCCGCTCGAGCCATCCCGGTGGTAGGCCGGGTCCGCTGGCAGCATTGCCGTAGTCGGACTTCTTCGTTCCCTTGGGCCACCGGCCAGGCCCGCGCCCGGTGCCCCCGGTCTTCCGTCGCGAGGAACCGCTCCTGGcacggctcgccgccgaacGCCGGCTGCTTCCTTCCGGCCGTTTCAACCGTGCAacgctcgagggcggccgaggggcgCTCGGACGAGCCACGCTGAGCCTTGATCGTTCTGCGCGTCGACTCGTCGTGATTGGTGGGAAGACCTCGAACCGCGTCGGCGGTATGCCCTTGTACGGCATCGCCCACATCTCCATCTCCGCAGGCGCGTCCTCCATGTCTTGGTCTTGCGGCTCCGCGTTCTCCTTATTCTCGAGCGCTTCCTTTTTCCCCGCCACGGCAGCCTCTGCTGCCTCATCCGCCGGgacgtcatcctcgccgggTACGTCGGACCCCTGCTGGCTTGCCGCCACGCTCGTGCTGTTGGGCAAAGGATTGGGCTCGGGGCCGACGGTGTCGTCACCCTCCTGcaccttgacctcgtcctcttctcGAGGCGCAATCGTGCTGATTGGCGGGCCAAGCTCAAAGTTGACCGCGTTACTTCGCCCCATGACGTACGGCGTCCATGCCAGAGCCTCTGGCTTCAACGTGACGTAGCCTTTCGACTCCCATTTCGCCACATACTGCCTGCAGTAGTCCAGGTCCACGCGGAATGCGTACAACTGCGTTTGGGGGTCTCGAACCAAGGCGCGAAGTCCTTCGAGAGCGGAAACGACATCATCAGCCGTCATGCCCGTGTCGTCCGATATTTGCTTCACGCTGAGTCCCGTCGTCTGCAGCCGTTTCCGCTCCGCAAATTTCAAAAAGTACTGGCACATTTCCAGACGCCAGTAGTTGCGATAGGACACGAGGCCCATGTCGGATAGCGGCTTCTCGGGCGAGCCCGTCTTCTGCTCGACTTTGGTAAGGAGATAGGAAAAGTCGATGAGCAGATTTCCGTAACCCTTTCGCTGATGAATCGGCAACGTGAGGATGCACGACACATTGTTCTGgctgctcgctcgcttcTCTTTCGAAAAGTAGCCGACGAAATGATATCCGCACTCGTCATATTCGCACAGTATATAGAACAAGAACGGCTCCACGTCGTAGTATAGCGTTTTGGAGCCGAGGAAAAGCTTCGCCAAGAGGCACAGGTTTTGGCAGTAGACGGGGTGCTTGCGTCCGTCCACTTCGAAGATCGACACCGACCCATGCCGGTAGATCTCGTCGCCAGGCGGATGCTTCGTCGGGCACTTGAGCTTGTGCCTCCAAGCAACGTAGTCcgagttcatgtacttgaggCAAAACTCGCAGATGTAGAGGACTCGGTTTCGGCTGTATTCGGCCGGGTAGGGTGCCGCATACCACGTGTCAATCTCCCATCCTCCAAACTCGATGCACTCGATCTGGCTGACGTTGTCGTTGTTTTTCTTGTGCTTCCGCAGCGGCGTTTCGGTCTCCCCCTGCATCTGCATGATCCGAGTTCGCCATTCGTCTTCTGCCTTCTGCTTTGCCTGGTCGAATCTCTTGCGGTCATCC includes these proteins:
- a CDS encoding epsin-like protein ent1 2, encoding MSKVMRSVKNVTKGYSSAQVKAREATSNENWGPSSSQLSELAQMTFNTAGEFHDVMDIVDRRLNDKGKNWRHVLKACKVLDYCLHSGSEMVVTWARQNIYIIKTLREFQYIDEDGRDVGQNVRVAAKELTSLILDEERLRAERSNTKSWRSRVTGLEDYAPQSPEAAPPRRPRDRQTTNDEEDAEYRLALEASKYQEEEDRKKRQGLQNDDVDDDLAKAIKLSKEEEERRRREETNATSLFDDGPVQTPQPQHTGFNQGYQQGNPVDFFANPIDQNQLQTQPTGYMPGAYTGFQQPQPTGFQPGYNNAFAVQPGVGVDPYGQQQQNMLAFQPQPTGFNPYAQQQQQQQQPQIQPPLPSEPVLQPGSNNPWATNKGQQQQSLAPTPTGSNNPFAQFGRPQSAKPATSNLGSLPEQKTLSTFNQQPQQQPQQQPQLQQQKPGLGRHQSFNTPQNGMSEYESKLNSLLATGDGMDTYGNTGDLRIPAQHTAPGTFANSAGSGVQRLAQDATGANPFMRQQYTGMPNVSYGSQVSNATGPAGMNGQGGNPFGTQRPPQHPQSNDLIQF
- a CDS encoding Acyl-CoA N-acyltransferase; the encoded protein is MSSAQAMEEELQQSVLRAEDAEFDTVYSAAGSSTRSNARRARSASRQDYGDDDEVLSDRDASGEELDQDASGEEDNDLLARQIIVGSAAPDRDEDDEEIDEDAEGEEDLDEGVGAVKIRPGESDNDEDAESDVSDLPSAAEEESDDDEAMWDEADGADEDEESDAALPNTCIFCKQDEENDPSEDFEAFLACSRCSDNAHQQCARDAISLTEENNAQSWKCPDCLTAELEPDDDDVDQADETKETPSVQRSSSRRSDTAKLSSEKMSTDGRSDSNDRDLDRGSTESFRARRKRKSSYTEPDEEGSGPVRKRRRNVSNDATVDDGGIADQSTELARPRTLRLKVMAAAPIPVTVVKHSRTSLVIKIQVRPGNLKEILSRRRRHKKHPGGAGTVGVNLGSTPGGISRPAVPPRLTPARPTTAPAPTPLSALPTPFTSDLYSQPFYSFFDKETDDAKGKPYGGILSEIEADTSKTLPMPDDRKRFDQAKQKAEDEWRTRIMQMQGETETPLRKHKKNNDNVSQIECIEFGGWEIDTWYAAPYPAEYSRNRVLYICEFCLKYMNSDYVAWRHKLKCPTKHPPGDEIYRHGSVSIFEVDGRKHPVYCQNLCLLAKLFLGSKTLYYDVEPFLFYILCEYDECGYHFVGYFSKEKRASSQNNVSCILTLPIHQRKGYGNLLIDFSYLLTKVEQKTGSPEKPLSDMGLVSYRNYWRLEMCQYFLKFAERKRLQTTGLSVKQISDDTGMTADDVVSALEGLRALVRDPQTQLYAFRVDLDYCRQYVAKWESKGYVTLKPEALAWTPYVMGRSNAVNFELGPPISTIAPREEDEVKVQEGDDTVGPEPNPLPNSTSVAASQQGSDVPGEDDVPADEAAEAAVAGKKEALENKENAEPQDQDMEDAPAEMEMWAMPYKGIPPTRFEVFPPITTSRRAERSRLSVARPSAPRPPSSVARLKRPEGSSRRSAASRARSGSSRRKTGGTGRGPGRWPKGTKKSDYGNAASGPGLPPGWLERQSLLKGDGEGRSCDVENAEATDQPVKDEVQIVVASGTTLNGPAAVLSAGMDMDAEGEDE